Genomic segment of Drosophila takahashii strain IR98-3 E-12201 chromosome X, DtakHiC1v2, whole genome shotgun sequence:
TTCAGACGgcttcattttataatcttccAATGCGCTTAAACACTTTTATTTAGGAATCACCACGAGAAAGTAGAAGCCCAAACACAAGAAATAAACAAATCCCAAGTTTAATGGGTTTTTAATGGATAAACACTTGAAAAGAACAAGTCGATTCTTTCGGAGTTTCGAACAAACTGAACTTTTTTTGATACCAACGTTCAAAGTTTGACTACTTATCGATGCCACTTATCGATAACAGGTACATGTTTGAAAAAGCTATTTGTTTTAGCGGGTTTTACATTCTATTTAGTCTATTatctaaataataataaagttaataaataaattttaataaactaattagcttttttatttttttagttttacatTCTTTTAGTCTATTATCTGTTATTTAGTCTAATTaataaagttaataaataaatgtaaataaactttaattagcttttttcttttttggttttacattcTTTTAGTCTGTTATCTTTTAAtaagtctatttaataaagttagtaaataaacttaaataaacttttattagctttttttattttggttttacgTTCTTTTAGTCTGTTATCTGTTATttagtctatttaataaagttAATAATTAGCTTTTTCCCTGCAAAATTACATTGTTTTTTTCCCGCTAGAAATAGCTATTTTCTGCCGACTCTCTGGCAACCCTCTGACGTCACAAGCTGCACTTTCGTGCGTCACCTTGCCACCTCGCGGCACCTTGCGCCGCACGAAATTCGCAAAAGTCGACGTTCCATTTAGGCCAATTTAATATCCTATATTATCCTAGTTAGTTAGTTAATCTTATAACCGTCATGCTGGACAACgacaccagcaacaacaacaactgcaaccCACAGAAGCTGCCGCTGGGCGACCTGAAATTCGCGCTTTCTGGCGAGGATGGGGTGCGCAGGCATGTTCCAGCTTTGGTAGGTAGATTCCAGCACATCCCGGTGATACTTACCAACCTAATCCACGCAGGACGAGCACTGGGTGCGTCGCGAGAAGCCCTTTGGCAGCTACATCTGCCTGATGAGCTCCTATGGCCACCTGAAATCCGGAGCAGCGCTGGAGGAGTGGACATTTGCGGCCAACAACTGCCGCCAGGACATGGAGTTCCTGCTGAGCCTGAGCCAGCATGAGTGAGTACAAGACGCCTCTAAGTGCAGATTACCTAATTCCGTATGTAATCCCCTCCAGATTCTGGTCTTATATGGTCTACGAGGAGTCCGCCATGGCGGCCATTGTCACATTCCTGCAGCGCGCCAATCCCTATTACAGGCAGCCCGAAGCTAGCCGGGATTCGGAGCTGGAGGCGGCTTATCTGCTCTACAACCAGCTGCTCGATCTCGTCGTGCGTTTGGTCATGCGCCTGTGCACCGGCGAGGAATCGGACTCCGAGTGGATCAGCCCGCAGCAGCATGGCAGTTTGTTGTACAGCAACTACCTGATCTCGGTGCCCATGCTCTGCGATCTGCTCATTGCCGTGGGCGATGCGGAGGCCACCAATGTGGAGCTGCTGAGGCAGATATTCGAGAAGGTGCTGCGCCTGCAGCCGGAGTACCGGAAGGACATGAAGGAGGCGCTGGTTTTCTACGAGAGCGCCTTCCTCAGCATGCAGATCCAGGTGGAGAACGAGGGATGCGAGGGAGCGGGCGGAGGAGCCCCGCTAGATGCCGATTTGGAGACGCCCTACGACGATGTGGTGCTCTTCGCCTTGGACTGCGCCTACACgctgcgcctgctgctgcttctctgCCCGGAGCTGCTGGAAACCATCGAGCAGCTGCGTCTGGCCCAAAGgtttctttcttctttgaGTTTCCTCGGGTAACTGATTCCATCTCGCTCTCTTTCGCAGCATTGCCAACTTCTATGATCTGACCGTGCCCATGCTGTACAAGAACATCTATATGGTGAATCCGGGGGCCAGCTCACTGCGTTGGCTGAATGAGACGCGCCAGCAGTTCCTCTTCGTCGTCCGTCGCCTGGTTAGCCTGCAAATGGAGGCGGGACGCGGCCAGCAGCTGGTGGAGCTGCTCCAGGAGTGCCTGTCCGCCCAGAACTTTGTGGTCGACTACCAGCGACAGTTTCCCCTGGAGCACGACATGGAGCTGCTGCTCCAGCGCTGCCCGAATATGTGAGTTGTGATTATATTtagacctcggattttgcaaagttttccatttttggtcagattttttccaaaatttctAGGTGGgtgtcatatttttcaaatgttataaattcggatgcatagctgaaatatgcaaaaaatatatgcgtaaaatatgcaaaatatatgcaaaatttatgcaaaaatatgcaaaaaatatgtgcaaaatatatgccaaaaatatatgcataaaatatgaaaaatatatgcataaaatatgcaaaaaaaatatgcagaaaatatgcaaaatatatgcaaaaaatatatgcataaaatatgcaaaatatatgtaaaaaatatttatatgcataaaagatgcaaaatatatacaaacaaCTGGAGGGTTAAATTTTTGAATGCAGCCTTGGTATTCTAAGGAACCTTTAGTAAACAAAAACTATTCTGGCCtcgttggaaatataaataggatttccttaaatttgggaaaaaattagaTAACTCAGAAATGACGAAAAGGAACAAACCATTTTCTTCGGTTAAATTAGGTTGGCTATGAAATGGTCAATCTTGAATAgttgagtttattttatattttgcatatattttgtgccattcattttaaactatattttaattgaaacgaactttggtgtttttcggaattgatctatctttatcttataaaaatatgcaaaatccgaggtctaGTTATGCTTGTATTTCACTAAGAAAGCTTATCCTTATCTTTATCTATATCCCTTTAGCAAGAACTACAAGGTGGACTTTGTGATAGCCGGCTACCAGAAGGCGCTGAGCAGCTGCCCCGGCGGCATCATGGCCGACGACATGGTGAGCAACCAGGACaccgaagaggaggaggacggGGAGTTCGAGGACGAGGACTCCTCGCGCACATCGCCACAGGAGTCGACGGCGACGGCCAATGGAGGAGCCGCTAGAGACCTCGACCTGGAGGTGACCGCCGTGCTGGACGTGCTGCCCGATTTGGGCAGGGGCTTCATCCGGCGCCTGCTGACCCGCTACGAGAACAGCGAGCAGGCCATTGCCGCCATTCTGGACGACAATCTGCCGCCGGATCTGGCGCAGATGGACCGGCAGGAGGTGTACGTTCCGCCCGATCCGCAGGACAAGCAGCAACGCCTGACGGGCCTGCGCCACTACAACGTTCACGATGGCGATCGCTACGATGTGCTGACGCGCGACCAACCGGAGTGCATCATCAAGCAGGGTAAGGGTTTGCCCGGAGCGCCGCGCAATGCGGAGCAGCTGCTGGATGATAAGAGGGATTTGGAGAAGCTAAAGGAGCGCTACCAGCAGTACGCCATGGTGGAGGAGACGCCGCTGGAGAGCGGCGAGTATGACGATGAGTACGACGACAGCTACGAGGCGTTGAACGAGGGACAGGCGCCGCCAGTCAGTTTGCTGCGCGCCAGACTCCAGGGCGCCGCCTCGAATTCCGCCTACGAGGCGCAGGATCAGGTggaggacgacgaggagaGCTCCGGCAGCGGTTCAGACACGGAACCGGCGAAGCGCAACAACAGGGACTTTTGCGAGAATCCCGAGGTGATTCGCGCTCGCTACCAGCAGCGTCAGATGGCCAAGTACGGCCAGAgaagcggaggaggaggaggaggaggtggtggaggTAGTTCCGGAGCTGGACAACATTCCAATCCCTCTGTGGTGGGAGCTCCCAAGGGGCAGGGCCAGTCGCAGCAAACGCAACGCAACCGCGGCCAGAAGGAGGCCCACAAATCGTCGCGTGCCAACCACAATCGCAAGGCGGGAGCGGCCTTCAAGCGCAGCAAGGGAATGATGGGTTAGACCAGGCGAAAGAAGCTTACAAAATAAACGTATTTATACTTAGTTTATTTTCCAAGTCTCTGGGGACTTTACTTTGGCTGTATCCTTCGTTTCaaccagggttcggaaaataacacactcTGTAAGAAACTTGTGTTATTAtcttgtgtgtaaaaaattatatcctacatatgttagaaacatttgtgttatttacaagacgcgttttttacacaacgtgttttttacacagcgtgtttttaacacaatgagtttttgacattaaagtgTCAGAATTATATGTTGAACTGAAAAATGCACGGTTTTCTAGAGTATAAAAATCCATATATGCTTTGAAATAGTTAAAACTAACATATAAGATAACAAAGATGGCGTTAACCCGTTTTTAGACGAAGAGGCCAAATAAATCTCTTAGCTGCTCGAGGTTAAGAGTAActtaataccaaaaaaaaattaatcgtttttcgttttccaTTCGACTCGTTAATGCCAGTGAAATGTAATTGTAATGTAAAAAACaggtcgtgttaataacacaatgTGTAAAAACCAcacatttttacaattttactcacactgtaaaatacaatttttcacgTTCTTAATTTGCGAGCCTGTCAATTTCCGAACCCCGTTTAAAACACAccatttgttattaaataagtCACAGTTTATTTCACATAGCCGCCTGCATTCGTATGGGGACCTTAGTTAGTATTCATTCGCCATTAAATAGTTTGTGAATTAGTGGTTaacatcaaaaaaatataaactaattCTAAACGCTAAACAAAGCTAACTTTAACCGCTTGGAGCGTTCATCTTGCTAAACTCCTCGTTAAGTAGTGTCATCCTAGAGCTGTGCGAGTCGCCTCCCTCCTCGCCCAGCTCCAAGTACTTCTCCCTCACGAAGGACTTGAAGGGGGTTATCGTGGGATCCGGACGGGTGCCGTTGTTGATGTCGCTCTTGCGGAATGGCTTCACGCCCACCTCGAACTGGCAGTAGTGGCAGCGCAGGCGGTCCTTCTCGAAGTCGATCCTGCCGTAGGAGCAGCGGGCGCACATGGTGCAGGTGTACTTGAAGGTGGCATCGCAGCTCTCGATCGCCGGCAGCTCGGGCATCCTGCTCTTCGCCTGGTAGACCCTTGGGAAACAGAGATGGTGAGTGGATTAGTTACTATGTTGATTGAGCCCTGAATGAATGCATTCaatgaattaatttgaattttttgttttacattaatatattaattagaatttgtagtttaatagaattgaatgattttaaatttcgagTTTAGTAGAAATTTATGTCATGGTTtcctaaataatataaaggacaatttctttagaagggccataattttgtggtaAAATCTGcctgcattttatttactatgcagttaacattgatttgttaaaaatgtttcactTCTTGTTCGTAAAAGAAAGCTAacaaaatctggcaaattcaaaaaattcataaacattattcattcattcattcaattcgaaatgaattagaaaaacattcagattattcagggaccgtaaataatcgttatttgagttttttatttcaaaaagactactgtgatattttgttttaaacgtcaaaaaaaacgttctttttactcttgtccacaaagtacaTGCATATCAACAAATCTGGAGAGCAAATTAActattatttgttcatgtctataaagtgaaaaaaaaacagttaaattgttaatcaaaacttgtacaaatctcagtaggtcttttaaagtaaaagtctcaaataacgattatttacggtccctgagaatttttcacatagaattgaatcagaaatttcatggcatgctatgataaaacaagaattgaatgattcacgctcTAATGATTGTATGATATGAAATAACCCCTCAGATCCTCACCACCGGCTGCAATTCTCGCCATGTCCCGTCTCCCGGTTGAAAACGAAGGCCGCCACATGGCACATCTCGTGCAGCAGCGGCTTGATGAGCATCCCCGGCTGGCTGATGTTCTCCCACAGGAGAAGGCGGGCGGTGCGCTTCCCGTTGGCCGCCACATCCAGTTCGCTCTTGCAGGGCGTGCTCATGCCGCGACGCCAGACGATGGGCGCCACGAGGCCGCAGTGGAAGATGGCGTGATTGAAGATATTGAAGAGCATCTTGGCCAGCGCCACCTTGCAGCTGTCGAAGCTGCTCTCGCGGTAGGTCAGCGCCAGCGGATGGCACATGTTGATCGATGTTGAGGCTGCAAAGAATCACAGGTTTATTATCTCTAATTGAATTTGTAGATCCCGAAACTCACGGCTCAGCGACTCGACGAATCTGTAGAAGAGCGGATGCTGCTCCAGGCAGGCGATGCTCCTCTTGTGCCGCCGGCAAATGGCGGCCACTTGCTTCGAGCTCGGCAGCTCGCTCAGATCGATTGGCTCCTTGAGAACATCGGGCGTCTGCTCCTCGAACGAATTGGCATTGGCCTGCAGCACCAGGTCGTCGTACATCTTCGCCTGGCGCTCCTCCAGCGTGGGCGGGCGTAGATGCGATAGATTCAAGCTGGACCAGGATGCCGTGGGCGTTGAGGGCGTCT
This window contains:
- the LOC108065655 gene encoding activating signal cointegrator 1 complex subunit 2, with protein sequence MLDNDTSNNNNCNPQKLPLGDLKFALSGEDGVRRHVPALDEHWVRREKPFGSYICLMSSYGHLKSGAALEEWTFAANNCRQDMEFLLSLSQHEFWSYMVYEESAMAAIVTFLQRANPYYRQPEASRDSELEAAYLLYNQLLDLVVRLVMRLCTGEESDSEWISPQQHGSLLYSNYLISVPMLCDLLIAVGDAEATNVELLRQIFEKVLRLQPEYRKDMKEALVFYESAFLSMQIQVENEGCEGAGGGAPLDADLETPYDDVVLFALDCAYTLRLLLLLCPELLETIEQLRLAQSIANFYDLTVPMLYKNIYMVNPGASSLRWLNETRQQFLFVVRRLVSLQMEAGRGQQLVELLQECLSAQNFVVDYQRQFPLEHDMELLLQRCPNIKNYKVDFVIAGYQKALSSCPGGIMADDMVSNQDTEEEEDGEFEDEDSSRTSPQESTATANGGAARDLDLEVTAVLDVLPDLGRGFIRRLLTRYENSEQAIAAILDDNLPPDLAQMDRQEVYVPPDPQDKQQRLTGLRHYNVHDGDRYDVLTRDQPECIIKQGKGLPGAPRNAEQLLDDKRDLEKLKERYQQYAMVEETPLESGEYDDEYDDSYEALNEGQAPPVSLLRARLQGAASNSAYEAQDQVEDDEESSGSGSDTEPAKRNNRDFCENPEVIRARYQQRQMAKYGQRSGGGGGGGGGGSSGAGQHSNPSVVGAPKGQGQSQQTQRNRGQKEAHKSSRANHNRKAGAAFKRSKGMMG